A stretch of DNA from Cannabis sativa cultivar Pink pepper isolate KNU-18-1 chromosome X, ASM2916894v1, whole genome shotgun sequence:
attgtaaaattattttaattaaaaatatttaatttattttaattttatgcttTTAGATTTGgagtagaaatgataaaattttAAGTGAATAAAAATTAGACTCTACaccttttttatattgtcttattttatttttatcctcttattttaaagtctatcatttttatttctttttttaaatattgtactaATTTTGCCCTTATCACttcaaaatatcatttttatttctttttttaaatattgtactaATTTTGTCCTTATCACTTCAAAATACTCTACGTGTAACTCTCTTATGTTAGGGCATTTTGGATACAGTACATATAAAAGgatgtatgtttcaattaaatataaattagaggtagatttagttaattgataaataaaagagatatttttcaatatgaATGATGAGTAAGAAGCTCAATTGGTGGAAGCCCAATTAATAAAAATGACTTGTTGTCTTACAAGCCCAACTTCATCTACCCTCATACTTTTTTTTCCAGTCAACTCAATCTTTAAACATTCTCATTAGTAGCCCAATATTAGTTAAGGATGACACTCCAAAAGTATGTgactatttttatttagtttgaaaatattgtttacaaaattataaaatataataaatttcaaTTGCAAATTTGTAATTAATGTGCAATTGATGTGTACATTAATGTGCATACTCTCAACACAATAATTTGCATAACACATAAACATAATACAAACACTCCATACAATgactcaaaataaataaaattcacaAGCATAATATTCATGACTCAAAGTAATTATTTTTCtgttcctttttttttattaacaaaaaaatcatGTGACGTAGATTTTTTCCCTACCTTGTAGTTTTGACAATTTTGAAACCACCTGCTAGCTATAgggattttatatcttattttgtaGTAATTGGGTCATTAGTATATACTTTATGAGAGTTTCAATCTTATTAAAGATAACACTTTCACAGCAAGCTAGTCTTCCAAAGAATCAAACATAATCTCTCACAATAAGTTGCGGTGGAATTCAAATCCTTAACTCATACAAATAAGAAtgccaataaaaaaaaaattatcactacaCCACACAACAAATTTACTCATTACATAAAATTAGCACAAAATAATTAACTTCCTCCTCAAACTCAAATCAAAGCTAACACAACATGAAAAAAAGGAACATCATTTCATACATTCTTTCTTACAAATTTTTGTGAACTTCcatcattagaaaaataaatttagtaatattttcaaatttcttagtaaaaaagaaaaagagaaaaaatagagtattcatttataattaaaaaaaaaaaaaaaaaaaaaaaaaaaaaaaaaagcaagcaAACTAAATcgattacataaaaatatattttttatagctAAATAATTGGTCTTGTAGTGTATCATAATATGTTATGTGATTTATTTAGCTTGATGATTGTACATAAAGTACTTCACATTTTGAGGCCCTTATTTAAATAagttttcttctttaatttttaattaatattattatgataAATATTATTCATTATTGATTTTGTTGTTATGGTAGAAAATTTCAAAACGATTCATGTAGAAGCAATAAATTTGATGGTAGCATTAACTTAGACTTTTATGGAAGACTAGTTCACAAGTTCATGTCGAAACTGTAACATTAATAATGTTAGATTTATCATTGAAGTGAGACTTTTTCCCAATTCTGTAAAAatttaagggaaatttgaattccTATACTTACATAACCTAAAAATTTGTCATCTAAATGCAAAGTTATTAAAATTGGTAATATATGACTATTTTATCACTTTTCCTAAACTACCCCTCTCATTTGTAATcagctctctcttcctctctcaaaTTCTCTCTTAGCCGATTTCCCATTCCCACACCAAACCCACACTTCCCACACCAAACCCACACAGTGCTCGTCGGACCCGTGACACCCAAACGACCAGGGAACACAGTCGACCAACGCAACCCGAACCCTCGCAACCCCGACCTTCGACGAACTCCCAACATCGACAATGTCAaaggtatgtttttttttttgttttattagaaaggatttaaatattaattatgtttGAGATTGTTTGTGAGATATTATTGGTTAGATTTAGGTTTTTTTGTGAAAATGGGATTCGGATTCCGACTGTGAAGATGGGTTCGGATTCCGACTAAAAAATGGCCTTCGGATCTGGGGAAGAAGGTCGGCCCGATGGTGTGCCAtcggtccgatggtccgattggggtatgggtccgatggtcccatTGGGGTCGGGTCCGATTGGGTGTCCGAGTATGGGTCCGATGTTGGGGCTCGGACTGTTGTGCTGTATGGGCAGGGAGATTggaccgatgggtccgatgggtaccCAATCGGGCCAatcggaccaatcggacccgatattttttttttttttaatattaatgatTTAGTAAttgttttaggtattaatttattattatattatttagtgattgttttaggtattaatttatttttaatgacttaataagtattttttaattaattattggtaagtaataatttttaatttattattaattattgttttaatttttattattttattaattattgttttagtattaattagtaattattatttagtattaattattaataagtatttagtgattgttttattttttttgattaataattgttttatattatttattaattattgttttattattaattattaatttttgtattaatttttattgttttattaattattgtatttttattaatttttaattaatgtttgAGTATTAATTATTGTAGTAATTTGTAttgtgttattatttattattttttactaattattagttattaattattaatttttattaattattaattaacattttattattaattattaattattgtattaatttgtattgtgttattatttattaatattttactaattattaattataaatttgtattatttattaattattattttattattaattattaacttttgtattaatttttattgtcttataaatttgtattatttattaattattgttttattattaattattaacttttgtattaatttttattgtcttattaattttattatttattgattattgttttattattaatgattaattattgtattaatttttattgttttattaattattaattattgttgaaaaattgtttttttattgttttattaattattggttttttattaattattgttttattattaattattgtattattttttattgttttaataatttttaattattgttttattttttatttttttttaataattaattattgttttattaattattaattattgttttatcttttattattttattacttatgtattattgttttagtataaattattgattatttttttttaatttttattgttttattgattattgtttaattattaattatgaattattgttttattttttattgttttattcattattggttatgttttattattaattatttatcgtTGTTGGttattaattatgttttattCCCACATAGGTTATGTAAGTATATTAccaattgtatttttgtattattaattattaattatcgttgttggtttttttttcaGGGAAGTGCACATCTTATAATTCCAGTGTCGGACCATTACACTGGCCGTGTCACATGGCGCGGGGGTAGTTACTACTACCCGAAGATTAAGGCTAAATTTGAAGAATTTAACCTATTGGACAGGGTGAGGGAATCCCCTTTCAAACAGTTTTTCGAGAGAGCGCCCATACAATTTTCTGGAGCATTTTTTCATCAGTTGATGCTTCACAAAATAAAATCTGACAAGCCGGCTTGGTCACCGGGTTAAACTTATTGCCCGGCCCTACTGAGGAAGACATCAAACAAAATGGAAGCTCTGACCGGTTGATTCAGGAATATTTCAACGGTAGTGCTTCGATCACCTTCGGCCAACTGCGCAGAGTTTTTGAGAGCTGCACAGAAGCTGATGATGTTTACAAGTTGGGGATGGCCTTGTTTGTTATGGGCGTCCTCACTGGTAAGGAGGAGAAGACTGCCGTTCCTCCTTTTGTGATAAGAATGGTTGATAACCTTCCATTCTTCTACGAGTATCCCTGGGGAAAGATTTCTTACACCAAGCTGATGGAAAGTTGTAACAAGGATTACTTGGATGTGAAGAATAAGATGTTGAAAAAGATTGAGAAGGGAGTAACTCAGAAGGAGGCAAAATACTCAGCCTACGGCTATGCTGCAGCGTTGCAGTATTGGGCATACGAGGCCATATTACAGCTGGGCAACGAGTATGCAGTGAGGAGGTCGCATGGCTTTCCGAGAATGGTCAACTGGGAGAGTAAGCCGAAAACTACACTCGGGAAGGATGAAGTGACCAGATTATTTGCTAAAAATGTAAGTTTGTTACGCTTTATTTTGAATTCATGttaatttccatatattatattaatatatttgttatatttttcagTTGACAGTGTACTCCGTGTTATGTCCTCGGCCGAACGAGATTGAGTTTGTGAGTTACATAACCGGGGGTCAGCCTCCGTTATTTGTTGACTTGGAGGAACTTGTGTTGGGTGAGGATGGGCAACCAACACAGGATGCTTTGCGAAGCCAGGCCGAAAAGCTTGCCTCCACATTGGAAGAACGAGCGGAGGCAGCCCGAATATTTAAAGACTCTACACCACCTCCACCGTCTCCTCCACGTGCACCGCCCGCGTTCCGCAGATGGGTCCGGTGTTGACCCATCTCCGCCTTCGCTCCCGATGGGTCTGGTGTTGACCCATCTGCAGCTTCAGTTCCTGATGGGTCTGGTGTTGACCCACTTGCAGCGTCACAGGGTCCTCCTGTTCCCCCGTCAGCTTCCATTCCCAGCACCTCGGAGGCTCGCGATCCAGTATACCCTGCCATTTTGGCAAGGTTGGAGACTGTGGAGAGGGGGCAGGCCGCTCTGCTAAGAGGACAAACAGCGATTATGGATCAGTTGAAGACCATAATGACGCTCCTGCAAGATCCTGGAAGGCCGGCAGCAGATTCACAGCCACAGCCACAGCCACAGCCACAACCGGAAGAGGAGGCTCGGACACCGGAAGATGACTTCATTCTCCCAAATGATTACCAACCGGATGATGATGACATGTTCTGTACACCTGAGAAGACGAATATCACCAGCATCGGGGATACTCAGGATTCTGAGGTGCAGGTGTTAGAGACAGCTCCAGAAGTCATGGAGAACCGGAGGAAGAGATGGAGGCCTAGGTGGTTCGCTGAGTACactgaaatgaagaagaaggctAGGGCTACTTCGACACTCGTGaatgcggacccacttagagtggtTGATCGGAAGCTGCTCAAGACTTTTCACAATTGGGTACTCGGCCAGATTGGGAACAATTACCCGAGAGAGTGCTTCACCGGTCGATACCATTCGTCTTGGTTCCTCGAACTGCATACTCCGAAATTTTGGCTTGGGAACGATGTAAGTTTTTAAGACTTTTTTACTGCTTTTGCTTTTAAAGACTTTATCtaactcttttttatttaactctgacatatttaattttcatgttttagCATTTGGATGCGGCATTCCATTTGATGAGGAGGCGGCAACACTTTTATCCCGAGTCCTACCCGAATAGATGTGTCACAATGCCGTGTATTTTCCCAGCAGGAGTTATTGCTCGGTGGGAAGCTGCGGGTGATGACCAGGCTAACTATCAGTGGGACGAGAGCATATTAGATTTGATTCGAGGGGATGAAAGTCAATTCTTGGCCAGTTGGAAGAACAAGGAGAGAATATATATGGCCCTCTACTTCGATGGAGCAAAGCATTGGGTGGCATTAGAGATAGATCTGGATCATTGGTTGTTGAACATATTTGACTCCAGCCTCGGATCGATTTCCCCGAACGAATTGAACCGTCACCTGGCAATGTGGGAAAAATTACTACCAAATTTGCTGCTGCAGGCTGGCCTATTCGAGAGTCATGACATGATCCTCTTGCCTCAACTTACCGCCTCAGAGAGCCAGGTCAGAAATTTCACTTCAAAAGTCATGGATCGGGCCGTTGTTCCACAGACAAAGACAAGGTAACTTAATtacaattgatttttttgttatttaacttgaatttaatttgcacacttttattcatttactttttattgtctcATACGGCAGAATCGCGGGATGTACGTGATAGAGCACATCGAGCATAGTATGCTGGAGACTACGTTTGATAATGTGCACGATGAGAATATGAAGAAATTTAGAGAGCGGTGGTGTGTAGATTTGTTTTACCAGAATTTAGCATGAacaaatgttttttttatttggtatttattaagataacaatgtaactggttttttttattggtatgtttatgttttttcaAGAGTTCATACAAATTTTACGCCTTTCTTTCGtgcaacaaattataataattatgtaaacataaaatatcacaaattctaATGTTTAAAATAGTCCAACATTAATTCAATAACAATACATAATAGTCCAACCCATCACGatacaaataaactaaaataacatttttaaccTCGGTAGTTGCAAGTGCTTCTGTTGTGCCCATTGGCACCGCACATGCTACAATTTCACGATTTGATAATCCTTTCACCGTTACAAGCAGTTCGGTTGTTCTTAATTCTTCCAACCTTTTGCTTCTTGGGTCGCCCTACTGGTTGCTTCTCAACAGGCACTCCAACTGTCATGTTCTTGATGTCATCAGGCAattcccaatcatcctcgtcaccaactGGCATAATTGTTCCTTCATATGTCCTCCTCCAATATTCAGTTGTGTAATATGGTGAGCATAGTGTGTACGCGCTAATACTTCGCTCCTGACATGCAGCACATGCATGAGGACAAGGAAACTTCATGCACTGGAACAAGCCGCAAGTGCAAGTATGTTCCTGCAAGTCCACTATGCCACCGGTCATAACTGTTCCTCCAGGGTGAACCTGCAACGTGTAAGGCCCGCATGAGTCAACGTTCAAATACCGacctttttcaaaatgcaatgtcaagtcctcctccatttctggtgctaggggtttcgtccacttgtcagctttttcttttcgtgaagcaaaccacttctggactttggacctcaggaatgctacagcagcagtgatcgggaagcctcttgcatccttagttGTGTTGTTGAAGCTCTCAGCCCAGTTGCTCGTCATTACATTGTAACGTACCCCTGGAAAGTACGACCGGACCCATTTTTCAAATCCGATTTCCTCAAGATATTTTGCAACCGCTGGATTCATGGCCCGAATGTTCTCAAATTCTCTGTGAAACTCTGATCTTGAATACGTGTACGCACAGgtgtaaatgtgattcgtgaagacgtcagtcttgaacttgtggttgacgttcataataatgtggtggtagcatgcaccgtggtgtgcatcagggaacacgatatccaaagcacgaacaatgctttgatgcctatccgaaacaaaagctaagctctcaacatcaccaatcgtttctttcaattttctcataaaataggtCCAGGAATTGTGGTTTTCACTGTCAACTATAGCAAAAGCTATCGGAAAGATATGACTCCCTGCATCCAAAGCCACTGCACACAACATTTGCCCACCATACCTAGTCTTCAAGAAAGACCCATCAACGCATATAACAGGTCGACAAAACTTAAACCCCCGAATAGAAGGACCCAGAGAGAAGAAACAATACTTGAAGCGACCATCTTCTACCACAAAATCCGTGATGGTACCTGGATTCCGCAACTGTAGCATGTGCAAGTAACTAGGTAATAAAGAGTACGAATCTTCAGGTGTAGCCCGAGACAGGTGTATTGCCTTCTCTCTGCACCCCCATGCCTTTTCGTAACTCATTTGGATCCCGTAAtccttgtgcatactttttcttaTATCAGAGGGCAACTGATCCGAGCCGTCAGTTGTgaacttatccttaattagatgggcaactattacaggtgatgcttgacggttatcttttcctcgaagatcaagggaacatgtatgtacattatgaaatgtactcacctcaaacatgttagaaagtacgttcttcttcgctcttaatctccacccacaatctgtatccttacatgtgacgtaccaaatatcagtaccggacttcctaacgtagtagtcaaaccatttcttcattgcatacaggccaacaaccatctttaaatgctctttgtctctaaaaaactttcccacatgtaactccccgcctggtgtgccacccgtagatatataatgactatgatcctcgatgtcttctcttgtatacattttctccttgaatttaccgtaacttgtcgaagaagaaaatggatcgCTCCATCCAGTCACATTGGTACCTCGAGCATCAGTAGGACCACTAATATCATTGGTCTCTCTACCATTATTAGGACCTGTACTGTCAGTAGTTCCTCTAGCATGACTGGTTTCGCCTGGACGACTACTACTAATACCAGGTGTTTGACAATTTTCTCTACGGGGCATTCTTTTCCGTGTCGGTGGCCTCGGTGGTATTTGGTACGATAGTGGAGTCAAGTTCAAAGGTACAGCAGCAGGGGCCTCTGTACCTTGGTCGTCTCTTACGCCATCATTGCCCTCAACATAACATTCGTGTCCGGACCATTAAAAAAACCATCGATGAACGGCATTTGTGCTACAATATCAGCACTCGGCATCATATTGTTTAATTCAGGTAATACATCTGCAACCAACACCTCTGGATTTGTTTCTGGACCAACAAAACTCCCAACCTCGCTACGATTATCCTTAACAAAACTTGGTGTGGGACTAGGATCAACGCAAACATTCTTCTTTAACAAAGTCACAAACAAAGGAGTAAATTCATCTGGCTTCTTCGCAAGTGTAGATAAAAAGTACCTTGCACGCTTATCATTTCCAATAACTTCAGGGCGATACTCAAAGCCTTTCTTGTACTTGTAATGTACTTCCAATTTCAAGTCATACTCCACTTTGTCGACATCCAGTTCTTTGTACAAAACATCAACCAAACCTGAGTAGCTGAGGTTTGGATCAATGTCAAATGTCAAATTGTCGCCCCGTTTATAAACCCAATCTCTACCATCAAACTCCCAAACACCATTATACATAACACACGCATTAACAGTTGAACCTGTcacatatatttaaaaaaacacagttataatttacaacaaaaatctcaccgaaaaaaaatcttaattaatcattaataacaaaacaataataattaattgataataaaataataattcataattcataataaaacaataattaataattcataataaaaaaatttaataattaaaaaataattattaattgataataaaatataattaataattattactcaaaccataaaaaataaacaataattcataataattcataatttatagttaataaaataactaaaaaacaataattcttaaaacattaactaaaataataattaataactaataatgattaataaaaaaataactaataacacaaataataaatcaatataaaataaattaataataataaataaaaaataataatagattaaaaaaataaacaataattaataataattcataatatattaaaaaaataataattaataataattaataataataaataaaaaat
This window harbors:
- the LOC133031970 gene encoding uncharacterized protein LOC133031970, whose translation is MALFVMGVLTGKEEKTAVPPFVIRMVDNLPFFYEYPWGKISYTKLMESCNKDYLDVKNKMLKKIEKGVTQKEAKYSAYGYAAALQYWAYEAILQLGNEYAVRRSHGFPRMVNWESKPKTTLGKDEVTRLFAKNLTVYSVLCPRPNEIEFVSYITGGQPPLFVDLEELVLGEDGQPTQDALRSQAEKLASTLEERAEAARIFKDSTPPPPSPPRAPPAFRRWVRC
- the LOC133031843 gene encoding uncharacterized protein LOC133031843, with product MDQLKTIMTLLQDPGRPAADSQPQPQPQPQPEEEARTPEDDFILPNDYQPDDDDMFCTPEKTNITSIGDTQDSEVQVLETAPEVMENRRKRWRPRWFAEYTEMKKKARATSTLVNADPLRVVDRKLLKTFHNWVLGQIGNNYPRECFTGRYHSSWFLELHTPKFWLGNDHLDAAFHLMRRRQHFYPESYPNRCVTMPCIFPAGVIARWEAAGDDQANYQWDESILDLIRGDESQFLASWKNKERIYMALYFDGAKHWVALEIDLDHWLLNIFDSSLGSISPNELNRHLAMWEKLLPNLLLQAGLFESHDMILLPQLTASESQVRNFTSKVMDRAVVPQTKTR
- the LOC133031844 gene encoding uncharacterized protein LOC133031844, producing MPRRENCQTPGISSSRPGETSHARGTTDSTGPNNGRETNDISGPTDARGTNVTGWSDPFSSSTSYGKFKEKMYTREDIEDHSHYISTGGTPGGELHVGKFFRDKEHLKMVVGLYAMKKWFDYYVRKSGTDIWYVTCKDTDCGWRLRAKKNVLSNMFEVSTFHNVHTCSLDLRGKDNRQASPVIVAHLIKDKFTTDGSDQLPSDIRKSMHKDYGIQMSYEKAWGCREKAIHLSRATPEDSYSLLPSYLHMLQLRNPGTITDFVVEDGRFKYCFFSLGPSIRGFKFCRPVICVDGSFLKTRYGGQMLCAVALDAGSHIFPIAFAIVDSENHNSWTYFMRKLKETIGDVESLAFVSDRHQSIVRALDIVFPDAHHGACYHHIIMNVNHKFKTDVFTNHIYTCAYTYSRSEFHREFENIRAMNPAVAKYLEEIGFEKWVRSYFPGVRYNVMTSNWAESFNNTTKDARGFPITAAVAFLRSKVQKWFASRKEKADKWTKPLAPEMEEDLTLHFEKGRYLNVDSCGPYTLQVHPGGTVMTGGIVDLQEHTCTCGLFQCMKFPCPHACAACQERSISAYTLCSPYYTTEYWRRTYEGTIMPVGDEDDWELPDDIKNMTVGVPVEKQPVGRPKKQKVGRIKNNRTACNGERIIKS